A genomic region of Solanum dulcamara chromosome 2, daSolDulc1.2, whole genome shotgun sequence contains the following coding sequences:
- the LOC129880694 gene encoding glucose-6-phosphate/phosphate translocator 1, chloroplastic-like: MVFSAGQSYAVSTNFDPLQQNIWGSKPHISSFSIKEINFKQCDKPTILSKKSLYISAVLSGFKHADESKVSKSRDPLVQCNAYEASRPQSIPISIEFGQGAQAAAAQKLKIGFYFATWWTLNVVFNIYNKKVLNAFPFPWLTSTLSLAAGSLMMLVSWTTKIAETPKTDFDFWKALFPVAVAHTIGHVAATVSMSKVAVSFTHIIKSGEPAFSVLVSRLLGETFPLSVYLSLLPIIGGCGLAAITELNFNLIGFMGAMISNLAFVFRNIFSKKGMKGKSVGGMNYYACLSMMSLLILTPFAIAVEGPQVWALGWQNAVSQIGPNFIWWLVAQSVFYHLYNQVSYMSLNEISPLTFSIGNTMKRISVIVSSIIIFQIPIQPINALGAAIAIMGTFLYSQAKQ, translated from the exons ATGGTCTTCTCTGCTGGACAATCTTATGCAGTTTCAACAAATTTTGATCCCTTGCAACAAAATATATGGGGTTCTAAGCCTcatatttcatcattttccaTCAAAGAGATCAACTTTAAACAATGTGATAAGCCCACCATCTTGTCCAAAAAATCTCTATACATTTCAGCAGTACTAAGTGGATTTAAACATGCTGATGAATCAAAAGTGTCCAAATCTAGGGACCCTTTagtccaatgcaatgcatatgAGGCTAGTCGGCCGCAATCGATACCAATCAGCATCGAGTTTGGCCAAGGAGCTCAGGCTGCTGCTGCTCAGAAGCTCAAGATTGGGTTCTATTTTGCAACATGGTGGACTTTGAATGTTGTTTTCAATATTTACAACAAGAAGGTTTTGAATGCCTTCCCATTTCCATGGCTTACTTCTACTCTTTCTCTGGCTGCTGGCTCTCTTATGATGTTGGTTTCATGGACTACGAAGATTGCTGAAACTCCAAAGACTGACTTTGATTTCTGGAAAGCCTTGTTTCCT GTTGCTGTGgctcacacaattggtcatgtggctgcaacagTGAGCATGTCAAAAGTTGCAGTTTCATTCACTCACATTATCAAGAGTGGAGAGCCTGCTTTCAGTGTTTTGGTTTCAAGATTGTTAGGTGAAACTTTCCCATTGTCAGTGTACCTTTCACTTTTGCCAATAATTGGTGGTTGTGGACTTGCTGCTATTACTGAACTCAACTTCAATCTAATAG GCTTTATGGGGGCAATGATATCAAACTTGGCATTTGTATTTAGAAATATATTCTCAAAGAAAGGTATGAAAGGGAAGTCAGTTGGAGGGATGAATTACTATGCTTGTCTCTCAATGATGTCTCTTTTGATTTTAACTCCTTTTGCTATTGCTGTGGAGGGTCCACAAGTATGGGCACTTGGATGGCAGAATGCAGTCTCCCAAATTGGCCCAAATTTTATATG GTGGCTGGTGGCCCAAAGTGTGTTCTATCACTTGTACAATCAAGTCTCCTACATGTCCCTAAATGAGATCTCCCCATTGACATTTAGCATTGGTAACACAATGAAGAGAATTTCTGTCATAGTCTCATCCATCATCATCTTTCAAATTCCAATTCAACCAATCAATGCTCTTGGTGCTGCCATTGCAATCATGGGAACTTTCCTCTACTCACag GCTAAACAGTAA